A single window of Ferrimonas balearica DSM 9799 DNA harbors:
- the napA gene encoding nitrate reductase catalytic subunit NapA, whose amino-acid sequence MKVSRRSFLKAKAALAAASVAGATLPAALVRAAEAGKDLKWQKAPCRFCGVGCSVLVGTQDGQVKATQGDPESPVNHGKNCVKGYYLSKIMYGDGRVTQPLLRMKEGKYHKGGELTPVSWEQAFDVMEEKWKASLKAKGPTSVGLFGSGQWTIWEGYAAVKLMKAGFRSNNIEPNARHCMASAVVAFMRAFGIDEPMGNFDDIEHADVFVSWGHNMAEMHPILWDRVTARRLSHPDCRVHLLTTMENRSADLADNVMIMKPQSDLVILNYIANHIIQSGAVNEAFVKKHVRFAEATPDIGYGLRPDDPREQQAKNPGSGKTTEISFEQYKKYLADYTLEKAAEMSGVPKDKLEALAKAYADPKTKVMSMWCMGFNQHVRGVWANNSVYNLHLLTGKISEPGNSPFSLTGQPAACGTAREVGTFCHRLPADMVVMNPDHRAKVEKVWQVPAGTIPPKPGFHAVEHCRKLKDGVMNCYWTQTTNNLQAGANTNNEVLPGYLNPDNFLVVSDPYMTVTASVADLVLPSAMWVEKEGGFGNSERRTHFWHQMVKAPGESRSDLWQLMEFSKRFKTDEVWPAELLESAPELKGKTLYQVLFANGTTNRFPRSECKSPLNDESDDFDFYVQKGLFEEYAGFGRGHGHDLAPFEVYHETRGLRWPVVDGKETPWRFKVGEDPYAKGDGVNFYGHADGKAVAIASPYEPPVEEPDKEYDLWFCTGRVLEHWHTGTMTNRVPELHNAYPNAKLYMHPEDAKARGLKRGDAVAVTSRRGTVQTRVETEGRNKPPQGMTFMPFFDASQLVNKLMLDATDPISKETDFKKCAVKVSKA is encoded by the coding sequence ATGAAGGTGTCACGTCGCAGCTTTCTGAAAGCCAAGGCCGCTCTGGCTGCCGCTTCCGTTGCTGGTGCTACGTTGCCTGCGGCGCTGGTGCGCGCAGCTGAGGCCGGCAAAGACCTGAAATGGCAGAAAGCCCCCTGTCGCTTCTGCGGAGTCGGGTGCTCGGTGCTGGTGGGCACTCAGGATGGCCAGGTCAAGGCTACGCAGGGGGACCCGGAGAGTCCGGTCAACCACGGCAAGAACTGCGTTAAGGGCTACTACCTGTCGAAAATCATGTACGGCGATGGCCGGGTGACCCAGCCCCTGCTGAGAATGAAGGAGGGCAAATACCACAAGGGTGGTGAGTTGACTCCGGTCAGTTGGGAGCAGGCCTTTGATGTGATGGAGGAGAAATGGAAAGCCAGCCTGAAGGCCAAGGGACCGACCTCCGTCGGGCTGTTTGGCTCCGGCCAGTGGACCATCTGGGAGGGGTACGCCGCGGTTAAGCTGATGAAGGCCGGGTTCCGCTCCAACAACATCGAGCCCAATGCCCGCCACTGCATGGCGTCTGCGGTAGTGGCCTTTATGCGGGCCTTCGGCATCGATGAGCCGATGGGCAATTTCGATGACATCGAGCACGCCGACGTGTTTGTCTCCTGGGGCCATAACATGGCAGAGATGCATCCGATCCTGTGGGATCGGGTGACAGCCCGGCGATTAAGCCACCCCGACTGCCGCGTACACCTGCTGACCACCATGGAAAACCGGTCGGCGGATCTGGCGGACAACGTCATGATCATGAAGCCCCAGTCCGACCTGGTGATCCTGAACTACATCGCCAACCACATCATTCAGAGTGGTGCGGTGAATGAGGCGTTTGTGAAGAAACACGTCAGGTTTGCCGAGGCCACACCGGACATCGGTTACGGCCTGCGACCGGACGATCCCAGAGAGCAGCAAGCCAAAAATCCCGGCTCCGGCAAAACCACCGAGATCAGTTTTGAACAATACAAAAAGTACCTCGCCGACTACACCCTCGAGAAAGCGGCCGAGATGTCCGGCGTGCCCAAGGACAAGCTGGAAGCGCTGGCCAAAGCCTACGCCGACCCCAAAACCAAAGTGATGAGCATGTGGTGCATGGGCTTTAACCAGCATGTGCGGGGCGTCTGGGCCAACAACTCGGTGTACAACCTGCACCTGCTGACCGGCAAGATCTCAGAGCCGGGCAACAGCCCCTTCTCCCTGACCGGCCAGCCCGCCGCCTGTGGCACCGCCCGGGAAGTGGGCACCTTCTGCCATCGACTGCCTGCCGATATGGTGGTGATGAACCCGGATCATCGGGCCAAGGTGGAGAAAGTGTGGCAGGTGCCCGCCGGCACCATTCCCCCGAAACCCGGCTTCCACGCCGTTGAACACTGCCGCAAACTGAAAGACGGGGTGATGAACTGCTACTGGACCCAAACCACCAACAATCTTCAGGCCGGCGCCAACACCAACAACGAAGTGCTGCCGGGGTATCTCAACCCCGACAACTTCCTGGTGGTGTCCGACCCCTACATGACGGTGACCGCCTCGGTGGCGGATCTGGTGTTGCCCAGTGCCATGTGGGTGGAGAAGGAGGGGGGCTTCGGCAACTCCGAGCGCCGCACCCACTTCTGGCACCAGATGGTGAAGGCACCCGGGGAGTCGCGTTCTGACCTGTGGCAGCTGATGGAGTTTTCCAAGCGCTTTAAAACCGATGAGGTGTGGCCGGCAGAGCTGCTGGAGAGTGCGCCGGAGCTGAAAGGCAAAACCCTCTATCAGGTGCTCTTTGCCAATGGCACCACCAACCGCTTCCCCCGTTCGGAATGCAAATCTCCGCTCAATGACGAATCGGATGATTTCGACTTCTACGTTCAAAAGGGGTTGTTTGAGGAGTACGCCGGTTTCGGCCGAGGCCATGGCCACGATCTGGCTCCCTTCGAGGTTTACCACGAGACCCGCGGGCTGCGTTGGCCGGTGGTGGATGGCAAGGAAACGCCGTGGCGCTTCAAAGTTGGCGAGGACCCCTACGCCAAGGGCGATGGCGTTAACTTCTACGGCCATGCCGACGGCAAAGCGGTGGCGATCGCCAGTCCCTATGAGCCGCCGGTTGAGGAACCGGACAAAGAGTACGACCTGTGGTTCTGCACCGGACGGGTGCTGGAGCATTGGCACACCGGCACCATGACCAACCGGGTACCGGAGCTGCACAACGCCTACCCCAACGCCAAGCTCTACATGCATCCGGAGGACGCCAAAGCGCGGGGCCTGAAGCGCGGGGACGCGGTGGCCGTCACCAGTCGACGGGGCACGGTGCAGACTCGGGTGGAAACCGAAGGGCGCAACAAGCCGCCCCAGGGCATGACCTTTATGCCGTTCTTCGACGCCAGCCAGCTGGTCAATAAGCTGATGCTGGATGCCACGGACCCGATCTCCAAAGAGACCGACTTTAAGAAGTGTGCGGTTAAGGTGAGCAAAGCCTGA
- a CDS encoding chaperone NapD, which translates to MASQYHISSLVVQYRPDTQQSVLAALSAIEGAEVHAQTPLHKLVVTLESTNGPAIQAKVDDIRGIPGVLSTVLVYQQVEPLTEEEWI; encoded by the coding sequence ATGGCGTCTCAATACCATATCAGCAGCCTGGTGGTGCAATACCGCCCGGACACGCAGCAGTCTGTGCTGGCGGCCCTGTCCGCCATCGAAGGTGCAGAGGTTCATGCGCAAACCCCCTTACACAAACTGGTGGTGACCCTGGAAAGCACCAATGGCCCCGCCATTCAGGCGAAGGTGGATGACATCCGTGGCATCCCGGGCGTGCTCAGTACCGTGCTGGTTTACCAACAGGTCGAACCCCTGACAGAGGAAGAGTGGATATGA
- a CDS encoding response regulator transcription factor, which produces MTIAPAIYLVDDDSAILDSLGFLMESYGLPLTPYNDGERFLQEVDLSQPGCVILDSRMPGLSGQDLQRRLVAANSPLAVIFLTGHGDVPMAVDAFKSGAFDFFQKPVKGQDLAAALRKGLEHSQSRYDQQQQRARLDSLSEREREVFKLVIKGHTNKQMADSLCVAVRTIEVHRANLMKKLEVDSLAALMQFANLDT; this is translated from the coding sequence ATGACCATCGCTCCAGCCATCTACTTGGTTGACGACGACAGCGCCATTCTCGATTCACTCGGCTTTCTGATGGAGAGCTACGGCTTGCCGTTGACGCCTTACAACGACGGTGAGCGGTTCCTGCAGGAGGTCGATCTGTCCCAGCCCGGTTGCGTGATTCTCGACAGTCGTATGCCGGGCCTCAGTGGTCAGGACCTGCAGCGTCGACTGGTGGCGGCCAACAGTCCGCTGGCGGTGATCTTCCTGACTGGCCACGGTGATGTGCCGATGGCGGTGGATGCCTTTAAGTCCGGCGCCTTCGATTTCTTCCAGAAGCCGGTGAAGGGGCAGGATCTGGCGGCGGCCCTGCGCAAGGGGCTGGAGCACAGCCAGTCCCGCTATGACCAGCAGCAACAGCGGGCCCGCCTCGACTCCCTCAGTGAGCGTGAGCGCGAGGTGTTCAAACTGGTGATCAAGGGGCACACCAATAAGCAGATGGCAGACAGCCTCTGTGTCGCGGTGCGAACCATCGAAGTGCACCGCGCCAACCTGATGAAAAAGCTCGAAGTCGACTCGCTGGCCGCACTGATGCAGTTTGCCAACCTCGACACCTGA
- a CDS encoding sensor histidine kinase, protein MPPLPSLPKYLLPLLMSLLVFPVNSAELTVGVLANWGYQAAQERWQPLMRHLESELPGTTFSVFPGTFEQLNQALESGQIQFIVTNPGQYLYLSNQYPLSWLATMRSRQHQGTTYAIGSAILVRADSPYRTLYDLKNRTVAASGPHALGGYQAAVGLMRQLGMRPETYFKQVNFLGFPLDPLVYQVRDRQVDAAITPFCTLEEMVKRGLVNPDDYRILNPSHPPGYDCEVSTALYPNWSFAASESVDTRTTKAITQALLDIQPDHPAAIAGQFWGWTSPISQLKVIQLFSELRGPTERLTYWQHFQNWLKDNRHWGLLALVIFLAATFYHFWLEYKFRQKSETLVRTERALKQKALQMERLQSAAIIGEIGAGLAHEINQPIAAITNYSEGGMVRLQSQTKPDTELLALLDKIHQQSSRAGAIVHRIRGLLKRREAVFGKTNLLTLVDESLALLRSESERHGIPIRSRVTGEPYVVEADAVGMQQVMVNLLKNSLDALKEHPPEQPLIWITLHFDPDQVTLQVTDNGPGLSLPAEQLMATFSTTKADGLGLGLAICADIAAAHDGQFSIDNGPEGGCQATLLLPHQRR, encoded by the coding sequence GTGCCCCCTTTGCCGTCGCTGCCCAAATACCTTCTGCCACTGCTGATGAGCCTGTTGGTTTTTCCGGTCAACAGTGCCGAACTCACTGTTGGGGTGCTGGCCAACTGGGGCTATCAGGCCGCCCAGGAGCGCTGGCAGCCGCTGATGCGACACCTGGAATCGGAGCTGCCCGGCACCACCTTCTCGGTGTTCCCGGGCACCTTTGAGCAGCTGAACCAGGCGCTGGAGTCAGGTCAGATCCAGTTTATCGTCACCAACCCGGGGCAGTACCTGTACCTGTCCAACCAGTACCCGCTGTCCTGGCTGGCCACCATGCGCTCGCGCCAGCACCAGGGCACCACCTACGCCATTGGCTCCGCCATTCTGGTGCGCGCCGACAGCCCCTATCGCACTCTGTATGACCTGAAAAACCGCACCGTGGCCGCCTCCGGCCCCCACGCCCTTGGCGGCTATCAGGCGGCGGTGGGCCTGATGCGCCAGCTGGGGATGCGACCGGAAACCTACTTTAAGCAGGTGAACTTCCTCGGCTTCCCGCTTGACCCGCTGGTGTATCAGGTGCGTGACCGTCAGGTGGACGCCGCCATCACCCCGTTCTGCACGCTGGAGGAGATGGTGAAGCGCGGCCTGGTCAACCCGGACGATTACCGCATCCTCAATCCCAGCCACCCGCCGGGTTACGACTGCGAGGTGAGCACCGCGCTCTACCCGAACTGGTCATTTGCCGCCAGTGAGAGTGTCGACACCCGCACCACCAAAGCGATCACCCAGGCGCTGCTGGATATCCAGCCGGACCACCCGGCCGCCATCGCGGGCCAGTTCTGGGGCTGGACCTCGCCCATCAGCCAGCTCAAGGTGATCCAGCTGTTTTCCGAGCTGCGTGGCCCCACCGAGCGGCTGACTTACTGGCAGCATTTCCAAAACTGGCTGAAGGACAACCGCCACTGGGGCCTGCTGGCGCTGGTGATCTTCCTGGCGGCCACTTTCTACCACTTCTGGCTGGAGTATAAATTCCGCCAGAAAAGCGAAACCCTGGTGCGCACCGAGCGTGCCCTGAAACAGAAAGCACTGCAGATGGAGCGGCTGCAGAGCGCCGCCATTATTGGCGAGATTGGTGCTGGCCTGGCCCATGAGATCAACCAGCCCATTGCTGCCATCACCAACTACAGCGAGGGCGGTATGGTGCGCCTGCAGAGCCAGACCAAGCCCGACACCGAGCTGTTGGCCCTGCTGGATAAGATCCACCAGCAGTCCTCCCGGGCCGGCGCCATCGTGCACCGCATCCGCGGCCTGCTGAAGCGCCGTGAAGCGGTGTTTGGCAAAACCAACCTGCTGACCCTGGTGGACGAAAGCCTGGCCCTGCTGCGCTCCGAGAGCGAACGCCACGGCATCCCAATCCGCTCCCGGGTTACCGGCGAACCCTACGTGGTGGAAGCGGATGCGGTGGGGATGCAGCAGGTGATGGTGAACCTGCTGAAAAACAGTCTGGATGCCCTGAAGGAGCATCCGCCGGAGCAACCGCTGATCTGGATTACCCTGCACTTCGACCCCGACCAGGTCACCCTGCAGGTGACCGATAATGGCCCGGGCCTGAGCCTGCCAGCGGAGCAGCTGATGGCCACCTTCTCCACCACCAAGGCCGATGGCCTGGGGCTGGGGCTTGCCATCTGTGCCGATATTGCCGCCGCCCACGACGGTCAGTTCAGCATCGACAATGGCCCGGAAGGGGGCTGTCAGGCCACCCTGCTGCTGCCCCATCAGCGCCGCTGA
- the phsA gene encoding thiosulfate reductase PhsA yields MKLDRRTFIKGAGASTAGCALATILPGSVGAMEPGALNAKGEEIASICEMCSTRCPISARVVGEKAVSILGNAKAKSFGGAVCARGGAGHSLLYDKQRIVKPLKRTGARGEGKWQEIEWSEAYQLISDNLNRIKAEHGPEAVAFSSKSGSLSGHLFHLAKAFGSPNTFTHATTCPGGYVIAAKAMFGGKIKRDLGNSKYIINFGHNLYEGINMSETRGMMKAQMDKGAKLVVFEPRFSIVADKADEWFAIKPGTDVTVALALCNVLIEDNLYDKAFVAQYVEGFEEFAAEVKAYTPEWAERISDVPAADIRRIAHEYAAAAPHAVVDFGHRASFTTEEFELRRALYAANVLIGNIEKKGGLYFGKKAKTYNKLAGADVTPSLGKPGVEGMPKATAKRIDQVDEQFAMCWSSGGIYQTVLDATLQGVPYHLKGWVISRSNPMQTMTDRKRVVEALNKLDFVVACDVYISETAAYADVILPECTYLERDEEISDKSGKSPAYYVRQQVVDVLGDAKPSWQIWKELGDALGLGQFFPWDNMDALQMVQVKGDAQWLNTIKTEGFVSYGVPLMLREAKMVSKFVESYPDARTPDADGTYASALTFKTPSGKIELTSAKVEAMAPGRGVIRYREVRMKKADELFFIQGKVAIHTNGATHNIPMLANLMSDNAVWIHPLTASQLGIENGDPIRLHNDTGSEEGHALLTPGIRPDTVFAYMGFGSKNKELARATGRGVHCGNLLPHVTSPVTGMNLHTTGVKISKR; encoded by the coding sequence ATGAAACTCGATCGGCGAACGTTCATCAAAGGGGCCGGTGCCAGTACCGCCGGCTGCGCCCTGGCCACCATCCTGCCGGGCAGCGTCGGGGCGATGGAGCCCGGTGCACTGAATGCCAAGGGCGAGGAGATCGCCAGCATCTGTGAAATGTGCTCCACCCGTTGCCCCATCTCCGCCCGGGTGGTGGGAGAGAAAGCGGTGTCCATTCTCGGCAACGCCAAGGCCAAGTCCTTTGGTGGCGCCGTGTGTGCCCGCGGTGGCGCCGGTCACAGCCTGCTGTACGACAAGCAGCGCATCGTGAAGCCCCTCAAGCGCACCGGCGCCCGGGGCGAAGGCAAGTGGCAGGAGATCGAGTGGAGTGAGGCCTACCAGCTGATCAGCGACAACCTCAACCGCATCAAGGCTGAGCACGGCCCGGAAGCGGTGGCGTTCTCCTCCAAGTCCGGTTCCCTGTCCGGCCACCTGTTCCATCTGGCCAAAGCGTTTGGCAGCCCGAACACCTTTACCCACGCCACCACCTGCCCGGGGGGTTACGTGATCGCCGCCAAGGCGATGTTCGGTGGCAAGATCAAGCGTGACCTCGGCAACTCCAAGTACATCATCAACTTCGGCCACAACCTGTACGAAGGGATCAACATGTCGGAAACCCGCGGCATGATGAAAGCCCAGATGGACAAGGGTGCCAAGCTGGTGGTGTTTGAGCCGCGCTTCTCCATCGTTGCCGACAAGGCAGACGAGTGGTTCGCCATCAAGCCCGGTACCGACGTCACCGTGGCACTGGCACTCTGTAACGTCCTGATCGAAGACAACCTGTACGACAAGGCGTTCGTGGCTCAGTACGTGGAAGGGTTCGAAGAGTTTGCCGCCGAGGTGAAAGCCTACACCCCGGAATGGGCTGAACGGATCAGCGACGTACCCGCCGCCGACATCCGTCGTATCGCGCACGAATACGCCGCTGCGGCGCCGCACGCCGTGGTGGATTTCGGCCACCGCGCCTCCTTCACTACCGAAGAGTTCGAACTGCGCCGCGCCCTGTACGCTGCCAACGTCCTGATCGGCAACATCGAGAAGAAGGGTGGCCTCTACTTTGGCAAGAAAGCCAAAACCTACAACAAGCTGGCCGGCGCTGATGTCACCCCCAGCCTGGGTAAACCGGGTGTGGAAGGGATGCCGAAAGCGACCGCCAAGCGCATCGACCAGGTGGATGAGCAGTTCGCCATGTGCTGGTCCTCCGGCGGCATCTACCAAACCGTGCTGGACGCCACCCTGCAGGGCGTGCCCTACCACCTCAAAGGTTGGGTGATCAGCCGCTCCAACCCGATGCAGACCATGACCGACCGCAAGCGCGTGGTAGAAGCCCTCAACAAGCTCGACTTCGTGGTGGCCTGTGACGTCTACATCAGTGAAACCGCCGCCTACGCCGACGTGATCCTGCCGGAGTGCACCTACCTGGAGCGCGACGAAGAGATCAGCGATAAGTCCGGCAAGAGCCCGGCCTACTACGTGCGCCAACAAGTGGTGGATGTGCTGGGCGACGCCAAACCGTCCTGGCAGATCTGGAAGGAGCTGGGCGATGCCCTGGGTCTGGGCCAGTTCTTCCCCTGGGACAACATGGACGCGCTGCAGATGGTGCAGGTGAAGGGCGATGCCCAGTGGCTGAACACCATCAAGACCGAAGGCTTTGTCAGCTACGGCGTACCGCTGATGCTGCGGGAAGCGAAGATGGTCAGCAAATTTGTGGAGAGCTACCCGGATGCCCGCACCCCGGACGCCGATGGCACCTACGCCAGCGCCCTGACCTTCAAAACCCCCAGCGGCAAGATCGAGCTGACCTCCGCCAAGGTGGAAGCGATGGCCCCGGGCCGTGGCGTGATTCGTTACCGTGAAGTGCGGATGAAGAAAGCCGACGAGCTGTTCTTTATCCAGGGCAAAGTGGCCATCCACACCAACGGCGCCACCCACAACATCCCGATGCTGGCCAACCTGATGTCCGACAACGCGGTGTGGATCCACCCGCTGACCGCATCGCAGCTGGGCATCGAAAATGGCGATCCCATCCGCCTCCACAACGACACCGGCAGCGAAGAGGGCCACGCCCTGCTGACCCCGGGCATCCGCCCTGACACCGTGTTTGCCTACATGGGCTTTGGTTCCAAGAACAAGGAGCTGGCACGGGCCACCGGACGCGGCGTGCACTGCGGCAACCTGCTGCCCCACGTCACCTCACCGGTGACCGGGATGAACCTGCACACCACCGGCGTCAAGATCAGCAAGCGTTAA
- a CDS encoding 4Fe-4S dicluster domain-containing protein, with translation MNKRYVMVHDENKCIGCQACNVACRSENQVPEGVTRIQVRIEGPHGNFPHLHFKYNRVSCEQCENAPCVHVCPTGAAYVGEDGIVSIKEDKCVGCLYCVAACPYKVRFINPETRVPDKCNFCKDTRLARGEQPACVSVCPTQALTFGDANDPNSPVRELLDTTINFQNKAHLGTQPRVYRIPGRKGGISA, from the coding sequence ATGAACAAGCGTTATGTAATGGTGCACGACGAGAATAAGTGCATCGGCTGTCAGGCCTGCAACGTGGCCTGCCGCAGCGAAAACCAGGTGCCGGAAGGGGTGACCCGCATTCAGGTCCGCATCGAAGGGCCCCACGGCAACTTCCCGCACCTGCACTTTAAGTACAACCGGGTCTCCTGCGAACAGTGTGAAAACGCGCCCTGTGTGCATGTCTGCCCGACCGGCGCCGCCTACGTGGGCGAAGACGGCATCGTCTCCATCAAGGAAGACAAGTGTGTGGGCTGTCTCTACTGCGTCGCCGCCTGCCCCTACAAAGTGCGCTTTATCAACCCGGAAACCCGGGTACCGGACAAGTGCAACTTCTGTAAGGACACCCGTCTGGCCCGTGGCGAACAACCGGCGTGCGTCAGCGTCTGCCCGACCCAGGCCCTGACCTTTGGCGACGCCAACGACCCCAACAGCCCGGTACGCGAGCTGCTGGACACCACCATCAACTTCCAGAACAAGGCTCACCTGGGCACGCAGCCTCGGGTCTACCGCATTCCTGGCCGTAAAGGAGGGATCTCCGCATGA
- the nrfD gene encoding NrfD/PsrC family molybdoenzyme membrane anchor subunit, with protein sequence MNNIWGDMAQYDPVVWNWIIAVYLFMAGLSAGSLLVAIGLRWYKEKRGLPVEGLPVIKASALIGPLAICAGMGLLVLDLTKPFHFYLILINYNLTSVMAWGVIALLVYIPLVFVYAALVFERPLVEKVPALAGMLKVARTLEGTLLKVIFALALAVGVYTGFLLSAMISYPILNTAVLPALFLASALSVGSAGNILVATLFFNKKASDCIEQVHRIEYPVAFNEALCLVLLFVGLNFSGPAAQAATAAITTGTWASVFWIGVVGLGLAVPVLASVFTPAKLKHSRGFLIAVSCCTIIGVLSLRHFVVYAGQSYIS encoded by the coding sequence ATGAACAATATCTGGGGCGACATGGCGCAATACGATCCCGTCGTTTGGAACTGGATCATCGCTGTATACCTGTTTATGGCGGGCCTCTCTGCCGGCAGCCTGCTGGTGGCCATCGGTCTGCGTTGGTACAAGGAGAAGCGCGGTTTGCCGGTGGAAGGTCTGCCGGTGATCAAAGCGTCGGCACTGATTGGCCCACTGGCGATCTGTGCCGGTATGGGACTGCTGGTGCTGGACCTGACCAAACCGTTCCACTTCTACCTCATCCTGATCAACTACAACCTCACCTCGGTGATGGCCTGGGGTGTGATCGCCCTGCTGGTCTACATCCCGCTGGTGTTCGTTTACGCCGCCCTGGTGTTTGAACGTCCGCTGGTGGAGAAGGTGCCGGCCCTGGCCGGGATGCTGAAGGTGGCCCGCACCCTCGAAGGCACCCTGCTGAAGGTGATCTTCGCACTGGCCCTGGCGGTTGGGGTGTACACCGGCTTCCTGCTGTCGGCGATGATCAGCTACCCGATCCTCAACACCGCAGTGCTGCCCGCCCTGTTCCTGGCCTCGGCCCTGAGCGTGGGTTCGGCCGGTAACATCCTGGTGGCCACCCTGTTCTTCAACAAGAAGGCCTCCGACTGTATCGAACAGGTGCACCGCATCGAGTACCCGGTGGCCTTTAACGAAGCGCTCTGCCTGGTGCTGCTGTTTGTTGGCCTGAACTTCTCCGGTCCGGCTGCGCAAGCCGCCACCGCCGCCATCACCACCGGCACCTGGGCCAGCGTGTTCTGGATTGGCGTGGTGGGTCTGGGCCTGGCGGTACCGGTACTGGCGAGTGTCTTTACCCCGGCCAAGCTGAAGCACAGCCGCGGCTTCCTGATTGCGGTGTCCTGCTGCACCATCATCGGTGTGCTGTCACTGCGTCACTTCGTGGTGTACGCCGGACAGAGCTACATCAGCTGA
- a CDS encoding class IIb bacteriocin, lactobin A/cerein 7B family — protein sequence MKELNQQELLEVNGGVIPLLIGLAALLYSAEAH from the coding sequence ATGAAAGAGCTCAATCAACAAGAACTGCTGGAAGTTAATGGCGGAGTGATCCCACTGCTTATCGGCTTGGCAGCACTGCTTTATTCTGCTGAGGCACATTAA
- a CDS encoding ABC transporter ATP-binding protein, producing MIKVENLLYSIGSNTIIKNLSLEFGHGDTLVTGPNGCGKTTLLMIICGLINPTRGSVTVDKAFQSGTQTFSLSTEAITPPQNFTASQLLSLFNRYNHVDAERQCELIDKTEMCQFLNFNIGELSTGSKKKLSLITAISKRSKILLLDEPFNGLDNESLLVFESTLSDDTRGKIIVDHNNKLKINNTFHLG from the coding sequence ATGATAAAAGTTGAAAACCTCCTCTACTCAATCGGCTCCAACACCATAATTAAAAATCTAAGCCTTGAATTTGGTCATGGGGATACACTCGTTACTGGCCCCAATGGATGTGGGAAAACCACATTACTTATGATCATTTGTGGCCTGATTAATCCAACACGCGGCTCTGTAACCGTTGATAAGGCGTTCCAGTCGGGAACACAAACATTTTCCCTATCTACTGAAGCCATCACTCCACCGCAGAACTTTACGGCCTCACAACTTCTATCGCTATTCAATCGGTATAATCATGTTGACGCAGAAAGGCAATGTGAGCTCATTGATAAAACAGAGATGTGCCAATTTCTCAATTTCAATATTGGAGAGTTATCCACTGGCTCAAAAAAGAAGCTATCGTTGATTACCGCAATATCTAAACGATCAAAAATACTGCTGCTTGATGAACCTTTTAATGGGCTGGATAATGAAAGTCTCTTAGTATTTGAGTCAACCCTTTCGGATGACACCCGAGGAAAAATCATTGTTGATCATAACAATAAATTGAAGATTAACAACACCTTCCATCTTGGCTGA